In the genome of Carya illinoinensis cultivar Pawnee chromosome 13, C.illinoinensisPawnee_v1, whole genome shotgun sequence, the window CTAGTGGTGGAGAGGTGGTGTAGGGCTTTGCCACAATGGCGCATAGAGGAGAACCCGTGGATTCTAGTGTGTTGCGAAGAGAGATAGTGGCTAAGAGATAGAGGTGGGTTCCAGTGGGGTGGCAGTCGCCGGCGTAAGGGGAAGTCGTCGAGAGGGGCGGTGACGACCAGGGTGCATGGTGGCGTTGTGCTAGGGGAAGGGGAACACATGGAGGAGAAGAGAAAAGGGAgagggggctcgagcgggaggcaagggaaaaaggagaagaagagaagaaaaggaagaagaaaaggagagaggaaaggaaaagggaaaatgaaaaaggaagggaaagaaaagagatCCAGTCTTTTCATCTTGGGCCTCAAAACTAATCCAACGAAAAGGATTTCAAAACggaaatttacataaaatagtTTAACTGCAGTGActcagtaaaataaaataaaataatccaacaagggAAGGCACAACAGCCAACCTTCACCTCTCCATTCATGAAAACAGCAATAAAGGGTCAGAAGGGCCTAAAGCCCTTGTTGACCTTTCCTCTCAGATCAAATCTATCGACCAATTCTTCAATGAACAAGTTCAATCCCTGCAGAAATCTAAAAAGAGCTTCACCTGGAAAAGGAGGGCCAGGAACCTGTGCTCTAACAGCTTCTCCTTAGGATTGGAAGGAGGCACCTCAGGCCACCCAAACAGAAGTAAAAAAACTCCAAGCCCAACTCCCACTAGGCACAAACGAGCAGCAAACCCCTCTACTGTTGCATTAACAAGATCCAAGTTCAAAAAGCTCAAGCAGGAGACTAATGATGACAAGAGCTCACACATCTCATTCATGGTGGAGGCTGTTGAACAGCCCCACCAAACCAAATGAATGGaataagttggaactgtcgggggcttgggaacccccagaCAGTTCATGACCTGCACCAAATGGTGCTTAAAAAGCTCCCCTCTTTTGTCTTCTTAATGGAGACCAAATGCAAAAGATTCAAGATAGAAAGAGTTAAAAGAAGGCTGAACCTTGATAACAGTTTTGTAGTTGACAGTAAGGGATTTAGTGGAGGCATTGCTTTTTTGTGGAAGGATGAATTAGATGCAACAGTTCACTCCTatactcaaaatcacatttcccTCATGGTTAAGGGGGATAAGGTAGGTATGGACTGGCTCCTAACTGGTTTTTATGGCAGTCCCACCACTGCCAAGAGGAAAGAAAGCTGGCAATTATTGGAAGCCATTACACCAATGGCCCCAATAGGATGGTTGTGCATAGGGGACTTTAATGAGGTACTCAGCTTTGGTGAGAAGTGGGGGGGGCCCATGCGACCCCACAACCAGATTGAGGCTTTCGGATCCTCACTCACATCCTGTGGTCTATGCAATATGGGTTACACTGGCAATAAATTTTCTTGGTCAAATGGGAGGCATGGGGGAGCTTTCATTAAAGAAAGGCTAGATAAGGGCCTTTGTAATGCCACTTGGTCTGATCTTTTCCCTAACTCAAGGGTCCTCACCCTACCAGCACTAAGTTCTGATCATTGCCCCATTCAGATCATGGTACTCAAGGATCTCCAAGGCAATGCCATGACTGCCAAACCTTTCAGGTTTGAGGCCAGTTGGACTCTGAAACAAGAGTGCTACAAGCTGGTTGAGGAAGCTTGGAACTTACCTAGACTGGCTGGGAATATCCTGAGCAAGACAACTGAGGGACTTTCAAGGTGCAGATAGAAATTGCAGCAATGGAAGAGGGTTTCCTCTAGTAAGAATCAATAGGAAATCAAGGACCAATTAGTCCTCTTATCTAACCTGCAAGAAGCCAATAGGGGTCAACTCAATGAAGACATCAAACAGGTCCAATGAAACTGTAATATACTACTAGAAGAGGACAATATcaagtggaaacaaagagcaaaaTAGAAATGGCTGAGGGATGGGGACAGAAACACCAAATTCTTCCACCATTGTGCCACTCAAAGGAGGAAGGccaatatgattaaaaaaatggtagATGCTAATGCACAGGAGGTGCAATCCCAAGAAGGAATCAGTGCTCTGTTCCAAGACTACTATAAAGAACTATTTTCCACCTCAGGCCCCACCAACATTTCTGCCTGCCTAGACTCCCTAGAACCTCGAGTCACCCCTTCTCAGAATGACAGCCTTACCAGACCCTTCACAGGCAAAGAAGTGGAGGAAGCACTGTCACAGATGGAGGGCCTCAGCACACCAGGGCCAGATGGCTTTCCAACAGCCTTCTATCAACATCACTGGTCTATTATAGGCCCTCAGGTCAGTGCTGTAGCTCTCCAAGCTCTAAATTTCAATAAGAGTATAgctgaaattaataaaaccttCATCACCTTGATTCCCAAAAAAAATGCCCCCTCAAAAGTGACAGAATTTAGACCCATATCCCTTTGTAATGTCCTTTATAAGGTGATCTCTAAATCCATAGCTAACAGATTAAAGAATATCCTACCCATGATAATTTCCTGTACTCAATCAGCTTTTGTCCCAAATAGACTTATATCAGACAATATAATAGTGGCCTTTGAGGCCTTGCACACTATGAAATGTAAGATGACAGGGAAGGAAGGGTACATGGCTCTCAAGCGTGACATGaacaaggcctatgataggctTGAATGGCCTTTCATCAGAGCAGTACTTTACAAGCTAGGCTTCTGCAGCAAATGGGTGGAATTGGTTATGGAATGCATAGAATCTGTCTCCTATGAACTACTGGTCAATGGCACCCCCCAAGACCCTTTCAAACCTTCAAGAGGAATAAGGCAAGGTGACCCCATCTCACCTTACCtattcatcatgtgtgttgAAACACTCAGTAACCTTATCTGTCAAGCTGAAGCAAAAGGTCAAGTCCATGGGATCCAAATTGCCAAAGGTCAGCTCAGAATTTTCCACTtattttttgctgatgatagcttGCTATTTTGCAAAGCCAATGCATTTGAATGGAGCAGGTTACATGGCTTACTGAGGATGTATGAGCAAGTCTCAGGAAAAAGGCTCAACCTCGAGAAGACCTCCATCTTATTCAGTAAGAATACAGCCAGAGCTACTCAAAACTTTATCCTCTCTATTGTAGGAGTAAGGTCTGCCATGACCTATGAAAAGTACCTAGGCTTACCTTCTGTGGTgggaaagaacaaaaacaaaacttttaAAGGTATCCTGGACAGTATTAGACTGAGGTTAAGCAATCACAAAGTCAAGCTTCTATCTCAGGCAGGAAAGGAGATATACATCAAGGCTGTGATTCAAGCTCTCCCCACCTATACCATGAGTGTGTTCAAACTCCCATGTTCCTTACTCAATGAAATTAGCAGAGCAACACACAACTTCTGGTGGGGGCAGCAGGAGAAAGAGCATAGAATTCACTGGTTATCTTCGAGTTGGATGGGAAAATCTAAGCTAGAAGGGGGAATGGGATTCAGGGATCTCGAGGCCTTTAACAAGGCTATGCTGGCCAAACAATGTTGGAGGCTTCTTCAGCATCCTAACTCCCTTGCAGCCAAAGTAATGAAAGCCAAATACTACCCTAACTCCACTTTCCAACAAGCAAAAATAGGTTCTAAACCCTCCTTTATTTGGAGAAGCTTCTTGTCAGCAAGGCCCTTAGTGGAGGCTGGCTCTTTTTGGAGGATTGGTGATGGCCTTGATACCTCCTTATGGAAGGACAAGTGGATTGCTCACTCCACCCCAAGCAAACCAGTAAGTCCTGTTAGGATCTTGGACAATAATGCATATGTCTCAGATTTAATTGACCCCATCTCTAAGCAATGGCATGCAAACCTAGTTAAAGACATCTTTGATCCTACAGAAGCTTCCATTATACTCAAAACTCCCCTCAGCCTTCTCAACAGCAAGGACAAACTCACTTGGCAAGGCACAAGTGATGGCATTTTTTATGTCAAAAGTGCCTATCACTTGGAATATGAGAGGGCCATCGCAGGAAAGGGCCATGCCTCATCCAGTAACTCAAACAAGGAGGTATGGAAACAACTCTGGCAGCTCAAGGTTTCCCCAGGGGACAAGGTTTTCCTATGGAGAGCCTGCCTCGAGTCTCTCCCTACTCAACTCAACCTCTTTAAAAAGAAGATTGTGGAGAATGGCCTTTGTCCTTTCTGCAAGGTGGAAGTAGAAGACACGGTTCATACACTTTGGAGATGTGAGGCTGCTAGAGATGTATGGAGTGGCTGCTCTAAAAGTTTACAAAAATTCCTCCCTCCTCAGCTGTCAATGATTCAGATCCTGGAAGCACTACTAAGAACCATGCCTCCTCACATAATCCAAGAATTTGCTATTGTTATCAGGAAGATTTGGTGGAGAAggaattgttttcttttcaaaggGGAGTTTGCTCACCCCTCTGTGCTGATCAGTGAGGCTCAACATATGTTAATGCTACTTGCAGAAGAAGGTCCACCCAGTGGGCTTACCTCCAGAAAACCCTGCAATTCAACTGCTTCCTAGCAGGCTCCCCCTCTGAATTGGTATAAGCTGAACTAGGATGGGGCAGTGGACAAGGTTCATGGTAGGATATGAGTAGTTGTGGTGGTAAGAGACAATGCAGGCCACATAATTGCAACCATGAGAACTAGCAAAGAGATGTTTCCCAATCCTCTACTTGCAGAGGCCTATGGAGCACTACAAGCTGTCAAATTTGGACTTGATCTTGGCCTACACCAGATTATTATTGAAGGCGACTCTCAGTAGGTTACAAAGGCACTTTCTAATTATCAAGAAGGAGGCACAAGTGCTAGCATGTTCGTCTGTGAAGCTAAGCAATTAATTAATAGTTTTGCCAAGTGGGAGGTTTCTCATGTAAGGAGAAATGGTAACCTTATGGCTCACTTGTTAGCAAAAAATTCACTCTCCATTTCAGATGTAATTGTCACAATGGAGGACATTCCTCAATGTATTTCCTCTCTTTCATAATGAAATGGCACAAGAGTTTtcccctcaaaaaaaaaaaagttccctAGTAAATACCAAGTCTGGCCAGCATCAAGTAAATCATTTACCACGAGAAAAGAATCAGATTCCCCTACTAGATTCCACTACTAGTTCTGCCTATGAACAAGATCTTGAGCATGTTTATAAGGTTGGAGTAAACCTCTCTCATTGAACCTGTTTTATGATATGACTTAGGCCTATGAATTTTTTCATAGTATCAGAGCCTGCCACATGGACGAATGAGGGCCCACACTACTTACCTCGTGATAAAGACCAGAAAAAATACTGGCCTGCACATGAAGGAAggtgttgaggaataaatcaCACATTGCCTGTGGACAAGGTCTTGAGCATATTTCTAAGCAATGAGCAACCCTCTCTTGTTGAACCAGTTTTATGAAATGAGTTAGgcccatgaatttcttcatggtatcagagcctaccATAAGATGAATAAGGGCCCACACTACTTACTCCATGACAAGAACTAGAAAAAATACTGGTCTACACATGAGGAAGggtgttgaggaataaatccCATATTTCTTGTGGACAAGGTATTGGGTATGTTTATAAGGTTGGAGAAAACCTCTCTCTTTGAACCagttttatgagatgagttacGCCCATAAATTTCTTCAAAGAACACATAATtgtaaccccccccccccccccccttttttgtACTACAAAAACAAACATAATTGTAAACCCCTTAAAATGGCTAGTAGCTCGATTTCCATTGGCTCATTCACTTCTCCTTCCTTCCTGCTTGCTACAATGAGAACCTTGCCTTTGTCATCTCTCTAAATTACCCCAACACTTGCCTTGCACTGATCATTAAAAATAGCTCCATCAACATTTAACTTTATAGATCATGCATTAGGTGATATCCAACCAGAGATGGACCCTTTGGCTTGATTTAATCCCTTCTTAACCTCATTATGTTCCATATATAAAGCTAATGCCTGATTCACCACTTGATTTGGATGAAGAGTCTttccttcaaaaaaattttgatttcttctataccaaagGCCCCAAGCATTGAGAAAGAATCTCTCCAGGTCACCTATAATACCATTGCTATGCACTTTAAGAGCTAGATTCATCATATCAGTCCCCTCTGCTTGTATCAAATAATGGAACAGTTTATTCCAACTTTGACGAATCAAATGGCAATAGAATAAAGCATGAGAAACATTTTCAGAGTCCCCATTGCAGAAAGAGCATTGATCTTCCATTAGCACCTTTTTGTTCATTAAATTCTTCTTAGTAGGAATCCCATTTCTGCAAATTTTCCATGTAAACACCTTAACTCGATTGGGAACCTACATTTTCCATAGCTGCTTCCATATGACTTTGTTTCCCTCTACATTTGAGCATTCCCCACCATTAGTCCTTCTCTGTGTTTGAAGAAAGAATATGTAGGTACTCTTAACACTATACATTCCACTCTTTTCATGTTCCCATATTAACCTGTCCTCCCCGTTTGCTTGCCCAAGTTGGATCTTAAGTACCTCAGTTGCCTCCCTTGGTGGTACAACTCTCCTTACTTGTTCAACATTCCACCACCCAGTATTTGTATCAATGAGGCTCCCAACTTTTGCATCTTTCTGATAGTTTGCTTGATTCTAAAATCTAGGGATAAGTTTGTGATCAGGCAACCAGAAATCAGTCCATATATTAATTGATTTGCCATTACCAACCCTCCATCGACAACCCTTGAGCAAGTATTTCTTTGCCTCCCATATGCCCCTCCAAGAATATGAATATTTGGATTCCCAGAAATTAGAATGGGGAAAATACTTTGCTTTGTAGATCTTATGCACCAAAGAGTCTTCCTCTTGATATACCCATCCCTGCTTGGCCAAGATAGTAAGATTGAAAGTCTTTAAATCCTTATATCCCATTCCACCCTTTGATTTAGCTTCGCACATATGCTCCCAATTGACCCATTTGATTTTGTTCTCTTCTTTCCTCTGATCCCTCCAAAACTTTGCCATCATACTTTCTAATTCTGAACATGAACTCGAAGGAAGTTTGAAACAACTCATGGTATATGTTGAGATTGACATGGCTACAGCTTTAAGCAACACCTCTTTTGTAAGGAAGTTTgacatattataattaatagataaaGGAATGTATGAATAAGAGCTAAGAGAACCCGACAAACACCCCTTCACAACTAGTATAacactaaagaaaaataaaaagaaatggacATTGGGAACTAATAAATATTCCCTACCCTTCCCCACCAAGTGGAAGTTGCCCAAAGTGGTAGTTTTTGTACAATATGATAAACGGATTGTAAGCCCATGACTGGAGGCTGTGGTAGTTGATGTGGCTACATTTTGTTATGAAATGGTTGCTGGAGAGATTAACTTCACAAAGTAGGACAATTCTTATAATAAAActctaaataaaaaatcctAACTGTCATATTATACGTCGTCTGAAAACTCCTCCCCCGAAGGAATACAGGTGGTTCTTGCACCAAGGGCAAAAGTATAAAAGGTGCAACTCGTGAGTTGTGGCAGAAAGAGGTTGCCAAGAGACTAAAGTAGTGGTGATGATCGGGTACCAACGGTTcgagtttttattttactttttggatATAAGAATATTACGACAACTAGATTAAGGAAGAATAATAAGATGGATGCAAATATGAACAGATTATAGTTAAAGCCAATTTCGAGAAATACCGGTATTTGCATCGGCACAAGGGACACACGTGCCTGCCGTGGTGCGGCCACAACATTCAAATCTAGATGAATCTAAAAGATATGAGGGTGGGGAATCTCCTAATCCAGCGCATGTGGTAGAATGGGCTCTGGGAACTTTATGGTCAAATCTAGGGGTGAACATTTAAACCGCTACCCGACCCGACCCGGTAATTTCGACCCGTTTTCGCTGTAAATTAACCGTACCGAAACAAAAAGGGTCGGAATCGAGTATTCGGTTTATTACCCGTTTGAAACAAACCGGGTCGGGTAATTACCCGTTAACCGCATCTTGCTtcaaacgacgccgtttacaATCGTGAGTCTTCCCCCTTCCAGTTTCCCCCCATCTGCTGCTCTGCATTTTCGTTCCTCATTTCTTCCGAAACCTACGCCCAGCGGCCAACTCTCAGTTCCGGCTTTAGGCTTGAACCGCAGCTTTGTCTCTGATCTGGCCACTTGATCACTACGTGGGTTTAGTTTTACCCCCTCACCTTGCTCCGTCTCCCAACCTCACCGTCTCTGATCTGGCCGCTTGGTTCAGCTGCCTCATCTCCATTTCTCAGTTCCCTCTCTGTGACTCTCCGTCTCCCAGCCTCGCCATCTCAGCCCTGACTCTCTGTCTCCCAACCTCACCGTCTCTGATTTGGCCGCTTGGTTCAGACTCATGGCAAAACGGAATAACCAGTCTCCGTTTGGTTCTCTTTCTCTGTGTTCTTTCAACTTTCTCTGTGTTCTTTAGACATGATTGGGAACAGACTCATGGCAAAACGGAATAACCGATTCCGACTCGAAAATTTTCGGAACAGGTAATCGGGTAACG includes:
- the LOC122290985 gene encoding uncharacterized protein LOC122290985, producing the protein MAKFWRDQRKEENKIKWVNWEHMCEAKSKGGMGYKDLKTFNLTILAKQGWNQANYQKDAKVGSLIDTNTGWWNVEQVRRVVPPREATERRTNGGECSNVEGNKVIWKQLWKINGIPTKKNLMNKKVLMEDQCSFCNGDSENVSHALFYCHLIRQSWNKLFHYLIQAEGTDMMNLALKVHSNGIIGDLERFFLNAWGLWYRRNQNFFEGKTLHPNQVVNQALALYMEHNEVKKGLNQAKGSISGWISPNA